From the Desulfosarcina sp. BuS5 genome, one window contains:
- a CDS encoding FecCD family ABC transporter permease, which translates to MTLNKLRKTVTSSTGVHLFLLGIFLFTAIIVSSGSGYININFADVFKIIASKITGNRDLLEEMNKIFPVIVLDVRLPRILTASIVGAGLSISGAVFQGILLNPLADPYTLGVSAGAAFGASIAILFNINLFTIGLSSCSVPVFAFAGAIATLFFVIFLASSNSSATRPGLSSNNLILSGIIVAAILSAGISFLKYLADEQVSIIIFWLMGSFASSGWLDIQLTLLFVCAGFLVSFFFARDLNLMALGDRTASSLGVDTKKVTLVLLVTASLVAAVCVSVSGIIGFVGLLIPHMTRAVTGPDNRRLIPVSMMAGAILLLCADTLTRAVLPSEIPIGVLTAMIGGPFFCYIFKKRQISGTGI; encoded by the coding sequence ATGACTTTAAACAAATTAAGAAAAACAGTCACAAGTTCAACCGGCGTCCATTTATTTTTACTTGGAATTTTTCTGTTTACAGCCATTATTGTATCATCCGGATCAGGTTATATTAATATAAACTTTGCAGATGTTTTCAAAATTATTGCTTCCAAAATTACCGGAAACAGGGATTTGCTTGAAGAAATGAACAAAATTTTCCCGGTAATAGTTCTTGATGTGCGTCTGCCGAGAATCTTAACTGCTTCCATTGTCGGCGCCGGCTTATCCATATCAGGGGCAGTATTTCAAGGGATACTCTTAAATCCCCTGGCAGACCCTTACACCCTGGGAGTATCCGCAGGAGCGGCTTTTGGCGCTTCGATTGCTATCCTGTTTAACATCAATCTTTTTACGATAGGCCTCTCCTCCTGTTCAGTGCCTGTTTTTGCCTTTGCCGGGGCCATTGCGACCCTTTTTTTTGTTATTTTTCTGGCCTCTTCAAACAGCTCGGCAACAAGGCCGGGGCTCTCTTCAAACAACCTGATCCTTTCCGGAATTATTGTTGCGGCAATATTGTCTGCCGGAATCAGTTTTTTGAAATATCTGGCTGATGAGCAGGTCTCTATTATAATCTTCTGGCTGATGGGGAGCTTTGCGTCGAGCGGATGGCTGGATATACAACTGACCCTGCTGTTTGTATGCGCAGGTTTTTTAGTATCCTTTTTTTTTGCCAGAGATCTCAACCTGATGGCCCTGGGTGACAGGACAGCTTCCTCGCTGGGCGTGGACACAAAAAAGGTAACCCTTGTGCTTCTTGTAACGGCCTCTCTTGTCGCGGCAGTTTGCGTTTCTGTTTCCGGCATTATCGGCTTTGTGGGCCTGTTGATTCCCCACATGACAAGAGCTGTGACCGGGCCCGACAACAGGAGACTTATTCCTGTTTCCATGATGGCCGGAGCTATTTTGCTTTTATGTGCGGATACCCTTACAAGGGCTGTCTTACCATCAGAGATTCCCATAGGGGTTCTCACGGCTATGATAGGAGGTCCTTTTTTCTGCTACATATTTAAAAAACGACAAATCTCCGGAACCGGAATATGA
- a CDS encoding sirohydrochlorin cobaltochelatase — protein MNSKRIIQAAVLIVILAFVCISAHAHGDNRPMKKGILLVAFGSSIPEAQVSFKNIDNKVKAAYPGIPVRWAFTSSIIRHKLAKQGKNLDSIAIALSKMMEENFTHVAVQSLHTIPGEEYNDLIATISAFKHIPGGFDRIIVGQPLISKQEDMEKVADAIIQNIPKERKKKDGVVLMGHGTPHPANAFYAAMAYNLQQSDSNIIVGTVEGSPTIDDVKKMLLAKKIKKAYLIPFMSVAGDHARNDMAGDEDDSWKSILTKAGIKCVPVLKGSAEFDNIVDIWVDHLELPLEHFNH, from the coding sequence ATGAACAGTAAAAGAATTATCCAAGCCGCAGTTCTTATCGTAATCCTTGCCTTTGTCTGTATCTCGGCGCATGCACACGGCGACAACCGTCCCATGAAAAAAGGAATTCTGCTGGTAGCCTTTGGATCAAGCATACCTGAAGCGCAGGTATCTTTTAAAAACATCGACAACAAGGTCAAAGCCGCCTATCCTGGGATACCTGTGCGCTGGGCATTTACATCTTCCATTATACGCCATAAACTTGCAAAACAGGGTAAAAATCTCGATTCCATTGCAATAGCCCTTTCAAAAATGATGGAAGAAAATTTTACGCATGTGGCTGTACAGTCACTCCATACTATCCCGGGTGAAGAATATAATGACCTGATTGCGACAATCTCGGCCTTCAAACATATTCCCGGCGGATTTGATAGAATTATTGTTGGGCAACCCCTTATATCAAAACAGGAGGATATGGAAAAAGTTGCAGATGCCATTATTCAGAATATCCCCAAGGAGAGAAAAAAGAAAGATGGAGTGGTTTTGATGGGACACGGCACTCCGCACCCGGCCAATGCATTTTACGCGGCCATGGCCTATAATCTTCAACAGAGTGACTCGAATATAATTGTAGGGACAGTGGAAGGGAGCCCGACAATTGACGACGTAAAAAAGATGCTGCTTGCAAAAAAGATAAAAAAAGCATATTTAATACCATTTATGTCAGTCGCTGGCGATCATGCCAGAAACGATATGGCAGGTGATGAAGATGATTCATGGAAATCTATTCTAACTAAAGCCGGGATCAAATGTGTGCCTGTTCTTAAAGGTTCGGCTGAATTCGATAATATTGTCGATATCTGGGTTGACCATCTGGAGTTGCCTTTGGAACATTTTAACCATTAA
- the ispD gene encoding 2-C-methyl-D-erythritol 4-phosphate cytidylyltransferase, with translation MVSAIIVAAGRGIRMQSTRRKQYIEIAGIPILSHTLRAIDACDSVNEIILIVPGEDIDYCYNNIISSTNLSKKIRLVAGGAERSDSVYNGILAVKDFNSLVLIHDGVRPFIRPEEIDACISAAEDSGAAILAVPVNDTLKSVDDSGIIDKTLPRERVWLAQTPQVFKYSIIKDALYNAIKSNYSGTDDAFFVEHMGKKVKILKGSRLNIKITTREDLQLAQAIITLTET, from the coding sequence ATGGTTTCAGCAATAATAGTCGCAGCAGGCCGGGGCATCAGGATGCAGAGTACCCGGCGCAAACAATACATTGAAATTGCCGGCATACCCATATTATCTCACACTCTGCGAGCGATTGATGCATGCGATTCGGTAAATGAAATCATCCTGATAGTCCCTGGGGAAGATATTGATTACTGTTATAACAATATAATCAGCAGCACAAATCTTTCAAAAAAAATCAGACTGGTTGCCGGAGGAGCTGAAAGGAGCGACTCTGTATATAACGGCATACTTGCTGTAAAGGATTTTAATAGTTTAGTGCTTATTCATGACGGAGTCCGCCCCTTTATCCGTCCTGAAGAGATTGATGCCTGTATATCCGCAGCAGAAGATTCCGGGGCAGCCATTCTGGCCGTGCCTGTTAATGATACCTTAAAGAGTGTTGATGATTCCGGAATTATAGATAAAACTCTGCCAAGGGAGAGAGTCTGGCTTGCACAAACTCCGCAGGTTTTTAAATATTCCATCATAAAAGATGCTCTATATAATGCAATTAAATCGAATTATTCAGGAACAGATGATGCCTTCTTTGTGGAACATATGGGAAAAAAAGTTAAAATTCTTAAGGGCAGCAGGTTAAATATAAAAATAACGACTAGGGAGGATCTTCAATTGGCTCAAGCAATAATTACCTTGACAGAAACATGA
- a CDS encoding HPr family phosphocarrier protein has protein sequence MTKNHFTNISFKEKTKIFSEEYLKCCLYISNFDISQFIFTEKLLLKLVSSSQILEDFLDFHGARNSKKWYFYRELTAAVRHLSRGSLYQKHISKRLDFYILDNVEEFRKEGYTTLDFLTQTLIDLAPVIIDEARRLNIPIPENSFEPSDFPSIVTNEILDYDIDDADRDQQKKNIVKIASDFLQIIREFEPWESYGPRTLEEIKEIVPEKVNEVLVGRFEMTIHNLQSSFDTYVIHGGLRFGNEKFKKLRGIFSVVFHLLQTTSRLLHFYERHLYDAGYKNIYKHVQGLLSDIIDPDALIDRTINYGLFYTCYFLSAGKKIAKEILNENIEKSSITVGVPVELGFHSRPSMMVAKIVQHYGGNVEMCVGNDRFDAGSVLDIQWAGGKIQKENIEEVTFQGDVRSLHDIKILARVNYGEDSMGKGIPLPNELKHLR, from the coding sequence ATGACAAAAAATCACTTCACCAATATATCTTTTAAAGAAAAAACAAAGATCTTTTCAGAAGAATACCTGAAATGTTGTCTGTATATTTCTAATTTTGACATATCTCAATTTATATTTACGGAAAAACTCTTGCTCAAACTTGTCAGCTCATCTCAGATCCTTGAGGATTTCCTTGATTTTCACGGTGCCAGAAACAGTAAAAAGTGGTATTTTTACAGGGAGCTTACAGCTGCTGTAAGGCATTTAAGCCGTGGAAGCCTATATCAGAAACACATCTCAAAACGTTTAGATTTTTATATACTCGATAATGTAGAAGAGTTCAGAAAAGAAGGTTATACTACGCTAGATTTTTTAACTCAGACCTTAATCGATCTTGCACCTGTAATAATCGACGAGGCTCGCAGGCTTAACATACCAATCCCTGAAAACAGCTTTGAGCCCTCAGATTTTCCCAGCATTGTCACAAACGAGATTCTGGATTACGATATTGATGATGCAGACAGAGATCAACAGAAAAAAAATATTGTAAAAATAGCGAGTGACTTTCTTCAAATCATACGGGAATTTGAGCCATGGGAATCTTATGGGCCGCGAACGTTAGAGGAGATCAAAGAAATTGTTCCGGAAAAGGTTAATGAGGTGCTTGTAGGCCGCTTTGAGATGACGATTCACAATTTACAGTCCTCATTTGACACATATGTAATACACGGTGGTCTCAGGTTCGGAAACGAAAAATTTAAAAAATTACGCGGAATTTTTTCCGTTGTGTTTCACCTTCTCCAAACAACCAGCCGGCTCTTACATTTCTATGAACGGCATCTGTACGATGCCGGGTATAAAAATATTTATAAACATGTTCAGGGCCTCCTTTCCGACATTATCGATCCTGACGCATTAATAGACCGCACCATAAACTATGGTCTTTTTTATACCTGTTATTTCCTTTCCGCCGGTAAAAAGATAGCCAAGGAAATACTTAATGAAAATATAGAAAAATCTTCCATAACTGTCGGAGTGCCGGTGGAACTCGGCTTTCACAGCAGACCAAGCATGATGGTTGCTAAAATTGTGCAGCATTACGGCGGTAATGTAGAAATGTGTGTGGGAAATGATAGATTTGACGCCGGCAGCGTGCTTGATATACAGTGGGCTGGGGGTAAAATACAAAAAGAAAATATTGAGGAAGTCACCTTTCAAGGAGATGTGCGCTCTCTACATGATATTAAAATTCTTGCCCGTGTCAATTACGGGGAAGACTCCATGGGAAAGGGGATACCTCTTCCGAATGAATTAAAGCATCTGAGATAG
- a CDS encoding zinc ribbon domain-containing protein, with translation MLKITREQIGRLIKLQQIETDKKRIKATLENLPDQLAELDTGLDRAEKAVNNKKTLLKDYEQKYRSYESDTEINRTKIKKSEEKLGFAKNNKEYQSSLKEIHELKNKNSKIEDDMIECLDRAEEIERDIKSRKEDYNKIGKKINIEKNIIKNQAKNDEHKLLELHAERANIIESVQKDLIEKFFIIQKKQTNGIAIAKAKNSICYGCNMNIPPQMYNDLQRCDSLKFCPFCDRILYWEQEKTDNAV, from the coding sequence ATGCTTAAAATAACAAGGGAACAGATTGGGAGACTAATAAAACTCCAACAGATAGAAACAGATAAAAAAAGAATTAAAGCTACACTTGAAAATCTCCCTGATCAACTTGCGGAGCTTGATACCGGACTCGATCGTGCTGAAAAGGCCGTTAATAATAAAAAAACGCTTTTGAAAGACTATGAGCAAAAATATCGTTCCTATGAATCGGATACGGAAATTAATCGCACAAAAATAAAAAAAAGCGAAGAAAAACTTGGATTCGCAAAAAACAACAAAGAATACCAGTCATCATTAAAGGAAATTCACGAACTTAAAAACAAAAATTCAAAAATCGAAGATGATATGATTGAATGCCTTGACCGAGCGGAAGAAATAGAGCGTGACATTAAATCCCGAAAAGAAGATTATAATAAAATTGGCAAAAAAATAAATATTGAAAAAAATATTATAAAAAATCAGGCCAAAAATGATGAGCATAAGCTATTAGAGCTCCATGCCGAAAGAGCTAACATAATAGAATCCGTTCAAAAGGATTTAATAGAAAAATTCTTTATCATACAAAAAAAGCAAACCAACGGTATCGCTATAGCGAAGGCTAAAAATTCTATCTGTTACGGATGTAACATGAATATTCCGCCACAGATGTATAATGACCTGCAACGCTGCGATAGTCTGAAATTTTGTCCATTTTGTGACAGGATACTCTACTGGGAACAGGAGAAGACAGATAACGCAGTATGA
- a CDS encoding PhoH family protein has protein sequence MVTKKYTVLNINTSKKIDKKHIKLTFADIENARQLFGDYNKNLRQIADELSLSIDARGNTVYITGDATTASLAKKLLTQLYDLLKKGYPVYSNDIDYAIRLLSSDDGINLKEIFLDTVYVTSKKRSITPRGRAQKEYIDAMRSYDIVFGIGPAGTGKTYLAMAMAVAALAKNIVNRIVLTRPAVEAGETLGFLPGDLAEKVNPYLRPLYDALHDMMRFEKASRLIETGIIEVAPLAFMRGRTLNDAFIILDEAQNTTSKQMKMFLTRIGFNSKAVITGDITQTDLPVEQPSGLIEAKNILNQVDGIKMVFFSKNDVARHKLVQKIIRAYEQVENQNSSNQV, from the coding sequence ATGGTAACAAAAAAATATACGGTATTGAATATTAATACGTCAAAAAAAATCGACAAAAAACATATAAAGCTTACTTTTGCTGATATTGAGAATGCACGGCAACTTTTCGGCGATTATAACAAGAATCTCCGGCAGATTGCCGATGAGCTTAGCCTAAGCATTGATGCCAGGGGGAACACAGTATACATAACAGGCGATGCAACAACCGCCTCTTTGGCCAAAAAATTGCTTACGCAATTATATGATTTGCTAAAAAAGGGGTATCCTGTTTATTCGAATGATATCGATTATGCTATACGACTCCTATCTTCCGATGATGGTATTAATTTAAAGGAAATTTTTTTAGATACAGTCTATGTTACATCAAAAAAACGCTCAATTACACCTAGGGGCAGAGCTCAAAAAGAATATATTGATGCCATGCGAAGTTATGATATAGTTTTTGGAATAGGACCCGCCGGGACAGGGAAAACATACCTTGCCATGGCTATGGCCGTTGCAGCGCTCGCAAAAAATATCGTAAACCGGATAGTCCTAACCAGACCGGCGGTGGAAGCAGGTGAAACTCTTGGATTTTTGCCTGGAGATTTGGCGGAAAAAGTCAACCCTTACCTTAGACCACTGTATGATGCACTTCATGATATGATGCGCTTTGAGAAAGCATCAAGGCTGATAGAAACAGGTATTATTGAAGTTGCGCCCCTGGCTTTTATGCGCGGTCGCACATTAAACGACGCCTTCATTATCCTGGATGAAGCTCAAAATACAACCTCCAAACAGATGAAAATGTTTTTAACCAGGATCGGATTCAATTCCAAGGCCGTCATTACCGGTGACATTACTCAGACAGACCTTCCGGTTGAACAACCATCCGGATTAATAGAGGCAAAGAATATTCTTAATCAAGTAGATGGCATAAAAATGGTCTTTTTCTCTAAAAATGATGTTGCCCGGCATAAACTGGTGCAAAAAATTATCAGGGCCTATGAACAAGTAGAAAACCAAAACAGCAGCAATCAAGTATGA
- a CDS encoding HD family phosphohydrolase, with protein MKKNKKSIRSRFLSGNSVRWILLGFVAVFFTLTLYPSLIVKKQSYKIGDIADKDIKAQKDFFIEDKDATEARRKEAMENVVTVYDYNTSLFNIISSNISGAFEKSRTLIGSEKRKMDSTMDFKSGAELQKLSVEDVIIGTTPHHIMLDRKAIFEKKIGIPVSKGAYEVFEKEKFSVNIEDLIVRILQEILENGVVKNKEILLREAGKGIILKYSGTDSEVLVKGLRKIYGPDQAKTMVRIIGQPLLKNCSYSLRNLIADFTQRLIRPNISLNYIETNKRKEKAASEVKPILYKVKAGEMILREGERITENHMAKLRNLQVATKKGKLFSNSIGAAMILISLFIITYILKMNHNGKITINHNKDLLFITSLFIIFFLITVISSSVAETLAIHAPFPISGSSILFGIPLASSAMIACMFLGYNNAIFLAIVFSICTAFVFPNKFEFLIYFLLSSVMAAYWAQDCRERKVLIKAGIKLGLLNMVLAAVLGLYLGEYFKFAFLWDLLFAFIGGIGAAAVTTGIAPLFEMAFDYTSDIKMLELANLDMPILRRLMIEAPGTYHHSVVVGSMAEAAAAEIGVNPLAAKVCGYYHDIGKLKKPLYFIENQANGKNKHDKLAPSMSSLILISHIKDGVEIAKKNKLGDIIINAIQQHHGTSLISYFYGKAKRIKGDDSVTIDDFRYPGPKPQTWMAGLVMLADVVEAASRTLENPTPSRIQWHVQTTINRIFAEGELDECDLTLKNLHKIAKSFNKILNGIHHHRIEYPEKKQAANGNGHNGGSDKKQTESLQNTSARDNTEGSGNLKRLGLS; from the coding sequence ATGAAAAAAAATAAAAAATCGATTCGCAGCCGTTTTTTATCAGGCAATTCAGTGCGCTGGATCCTGCTGGGGTTTGTGGCGGTATTCTTTACCCTCACCCTCTATCCGAGCCTCATTGTTAAAAAGCAATCGTATAAAATCGGAGATATAGCAGATAAAGACATTAAAGCTCAAAAGGATTTTTTTATAGAAGATAAGGACGCCACGGAAGCCAGGCGTAAAGAGGCGATGGAGAATGTTGTGACCGTTTATGATTACAACACGTCTCTTTTCAATATAATTTCCAGCAATATTAGTGGGGCCTTTGAAAAAAGTCGTACGCTTATCGGATCTGAAAAGAGAAAGATGGATTCCACTATGGATTTCAAGTCCGGGGCGGAATTGCAGAAATTATCTGTAGAAGACGTTATCATAGGAACAACCCCGCATCATATAATGCTGGATAGAAAGGCAATTTTTGAAAAAAAGATAGGGATTCCGGTTAGTAAAGGGGCATACGAAGTTTTCGAAAAAGAAAAATTTTCCGTGAACATAGAAGATCTCATCGTCAGGATTCTCCAGGAAATACTGGAAAACGGTGTTGTGAAAAACAAGGAGATACTCTTGAGAGAGGCTGGCAAGGGGATTATTTTGAAATATTCCGGCACTGATTCGGAAGTGCTGGTTAAAGGTCTCAGGAAGATTTACGGACCTGACCAGGCCAAAACCATGGTAAGAATTATCGGGCAGCCCCTGCTTAAAAATTGCAGCTACAGCCTACGCAATCTAATAGCCGATTTTACCCAAAGGCTCATACGGCCTAATATCAGCCTTAACTACATAGAAACAAATAAACGAAAGGAAAAAGCCGCTTCGGAAGTTAAACCGATTCTATACAAGGTTAAGGCCGGAGAGATGATCCTGCGTGAGGGAGAACGAATTACGGAAAATCATATGGCGAAACTCCGCAACCTTCAGGTCGCAACAAAAAAGGGAAAATTATTTTCTAACAGCATTGGCGCGGCCATGATACTTATATCTCTTTTTATAATCACGTACATCCTCAAAATGAATCATAATGGTAAAATAACTATAAACCACAACAAAGACCTTTTATTTATAACAAGTCTATTCATAATTTTTTTTCTCATAACAGTAATCTCTTCATCCGTAGCTGAAACCCTTGCTATCCATGCGCCCTTTCCCATATCCGGATCTTCAATACTGTTCGGAATCCCCCTGGCATCAAGCGCCATGATAGCCTGCATGTTCCTCGGATATAATAATGCAATTTTTTTAGCCATAGTTTTTTCTATATGCACCGCATTTGTTTTTCCAAACAAATTCGAATTCCTTATATACTTCCTGTTAAGCAGCGTCATGGCCGCCTATTGGGCGCAGGATTGCAGGGAACGTAAGGTACTTATTAAAGCGGGCATAAAATTAGGGCTTCTCAATATGGTGCTTGCCGCTGTCTTAGGCCTTTATTTGGGAGAATACTTCAAGTTCGCCTTTTTGTGGGATCTTCTATTTGCATTTATCGGCGGAATCGGGGCCGCAGCGGTTACAACGGGAATCGCCCCTCTTTTTGAAATGGCTTTCGATTATACGTCGGATATCAAGATGCTTGAGCTTGCAAATCTTGACATGCCTATCCTGAGAAGACTCATGATAGAAGCTCCTGGAACTTATCACCATTCAGTAGTAGTAGGTTCCATGGCGGAAGCTGCGGCTGCTGAAATAGGTGTAAATCCCCTGGCGGCGAAAGTATGCGGCTATTATCACGATATAGGCAAATTAAAAAAACCGCTCTATTTTATTGAAAACCAGGCAAACGGCAAAAACAAACACGATAAACTCGCGCCATCCATGTCCAGCCTTATATTGATTTCTCATATAAAAGATGGCGTTGAAATTGCTAAAAAAAATAAGCTGGGCGATATTATCATAAACGCAATACAACAGCACCACGGGACCAGCCTGATCAGTTATTTTTATGGTAAGGCCAAAAGGATTAAGGGCGATGATTCCGTTACAATAGATGATTTCAGATATCCCGGACCCAAGCCTCAAACCTGGATGGCCGGGCTTGTAATGCTGGCGGATGTGGTTGAAGCAGCCTCAAGAACACTCGAAAATCCGACCCCGTCCAGAATACAATGGCATGTACAGACTACCATCAACAGAATTTTTGCCGAGGGAGAGCTCGATGAATGCGACTTGACACTTAAAAATCTTCATAAAATAGCAAAAAGTTTCAACAAGATATTAAACGGAATACATCATCACCGGATTGAATATCCGGAAAAAAAGCAAGCAGCTAACGGGAATGGGCATAATGGCGGTTCTGATAAAAAACAGACAGAATCTTTACAAAATACCTCAGCAAGAGACAATACAGAAGGCTCAGGCAATCTTAAACGCCTTGGATTGTCCTGA
- the ybeY gene encoding rRNA maturation RNase YbeY: MDCPDGELSLLIIDNLQITELNQKYLNREGPANVIAFPMRGGDYPEIAPQLLGDVVISAEKAADEGSLFNISMEERFMQLMVHGILHLFGYDHEKSDKEALIMEQKSEELLKILRELS, translated from the coding sequence TTGGATTGTCCTGACGGAGAACTATCCCTCCTCATTATAGACAATCTGCAAATAACCGAACTAAATCAAAAATACCTCAACCGGGAAGGCCCTGCAAATGTGATTGCATTTCCCATGCGCGGGGGCGATTACCCGGAAATAGCGCCCCAGCTTTTAGGGGATGTTGTGATCTCTGCAGAAAAAGCGGCTGATGAAGGGAGCCTTTTTAATATAAGCATGGAAGAAAGGTTTATGCAACTTATGGTGCACGGCATTCTTCATCTTTTCGGTTATGATCATGAAAAATCAGACAAAGAAGCCTTGATAATGGAGCAAAAAAGCGAGGAACTTTTGAAAATTTTAAGGGAACTTTCCTAA
- a CDS encoding pyridoxine 5'-phosphate synthase, whose protein sequence is MAGLAVNVDHVSTLREARKISYPDPVAAAVLAELAGADGIVVHLREDRRHIQDRDVRILRKIVQTKLILEMAATPEMVGIALDIKPDLVTLVPEKREELTTEGGLDLIVHKNSIAETIGTLQNSGIPVSIFIDSAPEQIKVAHQINATMVEIHTGAFCDATTIKKREQTFTDIVNGVKLAHKLKLGINAGHGICYKTIKAFKGLDEIDEFSIGHSIVSRAVLVGMKAAVKEMLALVKEL, encoded by the coding sequence ATGGCTGGACTGGCTGTAAATGTTGACCATGTATCCACATTAAGAGAGGCAAGAAAAATATCCTACCCGGATCCGGTTGCAGCGGCAGTGCTTGCGGAACTGGCCGGAGCCGACGGCATTGTTGTTCATCTTCGGGAAGACCGGCGTCATATTCAGGATCGGGATGTGAGGATTCTGCGAAAAATTGTACAAACCAAGCTAATCCTCGAAATGGCTGCGACCCCGGAAATGGTGGGAATTGCCCTGGATATCAAACCGGACCTGGTAACCCTGGTCCCTGAAAAAAGGGAAGAGCTTACCACTGAGGGAGGGCTTGATCTGATCGTGCATAAAAACTCCATCGCCGAAACCATCGGTACCCTTCAAAATAGCGGCATACCTGTCAGCATTTTTATAGATTCGGCTCCGGAACAGATTAAGGTCGCTCATCAGATCAACGCAACCATGGTGGAAATTCATACCGGAGCTTTCTGCGATGCCACTACCATCAAAAAAAGAGAGCAGACTTTTACAGATATAGTCAATGGGGTCAAGCTGGCCCATAAGCTGAAATTAGGGATCAATGCCGGTCATGGAATTTGCTATAAAACCATCAAAGCTTTTAAAGGCCTTGATGAAATAGATGAATTCAGTATCGGGCACAGTATTGTCTCAAGGGCGGTGTTGGTCGGTATGAAGGCGGCGGTAAAGGAGATGCTGGCGCTGGTTAAGGAGCTTTGA
- a CDS encoding histidine kinase dimerization/phosphoacceptor domain -containing protein, with product MEYDSFENPVPMCEEIVQMVTNEKLVTESLKEKKIMIATLKKQKELLMRERKAFALMAKATVYAKNIFDLCRMVIVGLVEILRFDTGVIRLKTGQENSLEMVASTGLDKTTIEFLHDDPESIATFVANSEKPIFAPDTSTHEIMRTYGKRIDQFMCKALISWPLHDSLQKIIGVVTLVSHLPKKIPDKDRDFFEIIAGMLAIVIERKLASRNITKALKEKELMLKEIHHRVKNNMQVISSLINLQAGRIEDQDYKNMFDEIRDRIRSMALVHDQLYRSRDLAYINLKDYITQLTGSLMRSYSIASGKIELKIDADDLYIGIDKAVPCGLITNELISNALKYAFPDDMKGQIIIKLDKDDNGKLLLNIKDNGIGLTQDFNLQNADSLGLELVIMLVEQIDGSLDITGDEGTEVTIIFAA from the coding sequence ATGGAGTATGACAGTTTTGAAAATCCGGTGCCGATGTGTGAAGAGATTGTTCAAATGGTAACAAATGAAAAGCTGGTGACCGAATCACTCAAAGAAAAAAAAATAATGATCGCAACGCTTAAAAAACAGAAGGAACTGCTGATGCGTGAACGCAAAGCCTTTGCGTTGATGGCCAAAGCCACGGTTTATGCAAAAAACATATTCGATCTATGCCGAATGGTTATTGTCGGACTTGTGGAAATCCTGAGATTCGACACAGGTGTTATTCGATTAAAAACCGGGCAGGAGAACTCATTGGAGATGGTGGCTTCAACGGGGCTGGACAAAACCACAATAGAATTTCTTCATGATGATCCTGAGAGTATCGCAACGTTTGTTGCCAACAGCGAAAAACCGATTTTTGCTCCTGATACAAGCACACATGAAATCATGCGGACGTATGGCAAGCGGATTGATCAATTCATGTGTAAAGCGCTTATCTCATGGCCTTTGCATGATTCTTTACAAAAAATTATAGGTGTGGTCACGCTGGTTTCGCATTTGCCAAAGAAAATTCCCGATAAAGACAGAGACTTCTTTGAAATAATTGCAGGTATGCTTGCGATTGTTATAGAGCGTAAACTGGCTAGCAGGAATATTACGAAAGCTCTTAAAGAAAAAGAGCTGATGCTGAAAGAGATTCACCACCGGGTCAAGAATAATATGCAGGTGATCTCCAGTCTGATCAACCTTCAAGCCGGCCGGATAGAGGATCAGGATTACAAAAATATGTTTGACGAAATCAGGGACCGAATCAGATCTATGGCCCTTGTGCATGACCAGTTGTACAGAAGCAGAGATTTGGCTTATATTAATCTTAAAGATTATATTACGCAGCTCACCGGCAGCCTGATGAGATCGTACAGCATTGCCTCAGGCAAAATTGAGTTAAAAATAGATGCCGACGATCTTTATATCGGAATCGACAAGGCCGTGCCCTGTGGTTTGATTACAAATGAACTGATCTCCAATGCCTTGAAATATGCCTTTCCTGATGATATGAAGGGGCAGATAATCATTAAACTGGATAAAGATGATAATGGAAAGCTACTATTGAATATCAAGGATAACGGTATCGGACTGACCCAAGACTTTAATCTGCAAAATGCTGATTCTCTTGGACTGGAACTGGTTATAATGCTTGTGGAACAGATAGATGGAAGTTTAGACATAACCGGAGACGAGGGCACGGAAGTTACTATTATCTTTGCGGCATAG